Sequence from the bacterium genome:
CAACGGCCTCGCGAGCCTTCGCGAAGTCGATCGGGATGGCGATGGCACGAAGGACGCCTTCTACCTGTACCGGGAGGGCGCTCTGTTCGAGGAACGCCACGATACCACCGGCAATGGAACACCCGATCGAATCCTCCGATATGCGGGCGGCCAGCTCACCGTCTCCGAAGAGGACACGAAGAACGACGGCCAGACCGATACGTGGACGCATTACAAGGTCTTTGCCCGGCAGGAAATCGTCGACCGGATCGAGAAGGATACGACCGGAGACGGCAAACCGGATGTCTTCGAAACCTACGAGCAGATTGCCGGACGCCTGCTGCTGAAAGAGCGCGGCGAAGACAAGAACGGCGACGGACAGATCGACATCCGGTCGATCTACGAAGGCGGCAAGCTCAAGCAGCGCCAGATCAACGACCCCGCCCTTCTGCCTCTCTGAGCCGCCTTTCTGCGCGCCTTTCGTTAGGGTGACCCGGTGGCGGAACTCGTTTGCAGGAAGGTCAGCGTTTCGTTCGGGGGGCCGGTGCTCCTCGACGGCATCGATCTCGCGATCGAGGAGGGGCAACGCGTAGGGCTCCTCGGACGCAACGGCTGCGGAAAATCGACCTTGTTGCGGATCCTCGGCGGAGCGCTCGTGCCCGACGAAGGCGAACTCTCCCTGCGCCGAGGCGTCCGGGTGGCAGGGCTGGAGCAGGAAGTGCCGCGTGCCATGGAGGGCACGGTCACGACACAGCTCGAATCCGCCCTGGCCAGCGGGCCGCCACTCGAAGCGTGGGAAGCCGAGAGCCGCATCCAACAGGTCGTGACCCAACTCGGCCTCCAGGGCGACGCGGCAGTGGCCGCGATGTCGGCGGGCTCCAAGCGGCGCGTGATGCTCGCCCGGGCACTGGTCATGAACCCGGACGTCTTGTTGCTCGATGAGCCGACGAACCATCTCGACGTCGAAGCCATCCGCGGACTGGAGGAATTCCTGCAGCGACGAGCGGGCGCGCTCGTCTTCGTCACCCATGACCGCACGTTCCTGCAGAGCCTCGCCACCCGGATCGTCGATCTCGACCGCGGCGTCCTGCGCAGCTACGACTGCGACTACGAGACCTATCTCGAGCGGCGCGACGCGCGGCTGGAGGCCGAGCTGAACGCCAATGCCCAATTCGACAAGCTGCTGGCCCGCGAAGAGACGTGGGTGCGGCGCGGCCTCAAGGCCCGTCGCACGCGCAACATGGGCCGCGTGCGCGCCCTCGAAGAGATGCGCAAACAGCGCGCCGGCCGACGAGAAGAGGTCGGACGCGTCCGAGCCCAGGTCCAGGAGGCGGAGCGCAGCGGAAAAGTCGTGATCCGGGCGGAGGAGTTGCATCACGGCTATCAGGGCCAGGCATTGTTCGACGGTTTCTCCTGCGAGATCCAGCGCGGCGATCGGATCGGCATCCTCGGTCCGAACGGATGCGGGAAGACGACACTCCTGCAGATCCTGCTGAAGGAGCTGGAACCCGACGAGGGCAGCGTCCTGCACGGAACGAAGTTCGCCGTGGCCCGTTTCGACCAGCTCCATTCGGTGCTCGACGAGACGAAAACCGTGCAGGAGAACGTCTGCGACGATGGAGAAATCGTCACCGTGGGCGGCAAGGCGCAGCACGTGATGGGCTACCTCGGAGCTTTCCTGTTCACACCCGAGCAGGTGCGGGGACCCATCACACGGCTCTCCGGCGGAGAGCGCAGCCGCCTCCAGCTCGCCCGGCTGCTCGCAAGGCCGTGCAACGTGCTGGTGCTCGACGAGCCGACGAATGACCTCGATCTCGAAACACTCGAGCTCCTCGAGGAACTGCTACTCGAATTCCAGGGAACGCTTCTCCTCGTCAGCCACGATCGCGCGTTCCTCGACAACGTCGTCACGTCGACGTTCGTCTTCGAGGGCAACGGGGAACTGAATGAATACGTCGGTGGCTACCGCGACTGGCTACGGATGACAGCTTCCCGCGAAACACCACAGGAGGTGAAACAAGCCCCGGCGAAGGTCCGCTCGGAGACGACTCGAAGCCGCAAGCTCTCCTACAAGGAGAAGACCGAACTCGAAGCCATGCCATCTCGAATCGAAACGTTCGAGACGGAGAAGCGCGCGATCGAAGAGAAGATGGCCGATCCATCGTTCTACAAATCGGAAGGCGAGGCCATCGCGCAATCAACGACACGCTTGCAGGAGCTCGTCGACCTGCTCGAGCATGCCTACGCGCGCTGGGAAGAGCTCGAGGCGATCGGCACCTAGCCGTGGCAACGGCATGCTTCACGATCTCGGTCGACATCGCGGCCGAACCGGAACGGGTGCATGACCTCCTCAGTGACCTCCACGCCCTGCGCATCCTCCATCCGTTGATCGAAGAGATCAAGGATCTCAAGCCCGACCCCGAGCAACCGCAAGCCCGGCGCTATCGGGTCATCGATCGAATCCCGATCGGCCCGA
This genomic interval carries:
- a CDS encoding ATP-binding cassette domain-containing protein — encoded protein: MAELVCRKVSVSFGGPVLLDGIDLAIEEGQRVGLLGRNGCGKSTLLRILGGALVPDEGELSLRRGVRVAGLEQEVPRAMEGTVTTQLESALASGPPLEAWEAESRIQQVVTQLGLQGDAAVAAMSAGSKRRVMLARALVMNPDVLLLDEPTNHLDVEAIRGLEEFLQRRAGALVFVTHDRTFLQSLATRIVDLDRGVLRSYDCDYETYLERRDARLEAELNANAQFDKLLAREETWVRRGLKARRTRNMGRVRALEEMRKQRAGRREEVGRVRAQVQEAERSGKVVIRAEELHHGYQGQALFDGFSCEIQRGDRIGILGPNGCGKTTLLQILLKELEPDEGSVLHGTKFAVARFDQLHSVLDETKTVQENVCDDGEIVTVGGKAQHVMGYLGAFLFTPEQVRGPITRLSGGERSRLQLARLLARPCNVLVLDEPTNDLDLETLELLEELLLEFQGTLLLVSHDRAFLDNVVTSTFVFEGNGELNEYVGGYRDWLRMTASRETPQEVKQAPAKVRSETTRSRKLSYKEKTELEAMPSRIETFETEKRAIEEKMADPSFYKSEGEAIAQSTTRLQELVDLLEHAYARWEELEAIGT